A section of the Harmonia axyridis chromosome 2, icHarAxyr1.1, whole genome shotgun sequence genome encodes:
- the LOC123674134 gene encoding zinc finger protein 711-like produces the protein MDCINIKVEANGNDETIECLEFGEDFKTHSEKKEDIDISEQFIDELGVHERVENSKHCGENNLEHPSEHKCFHEDSLKREQSPQFNVESSHSDVKQHKCHMCDYNTNRKYLLQKHITSVHLKLKEHKCHLCEYAANQKINLKRHIDSVHLNSRKHKCHLCDHAANHKLYLQQHIKDVHSNLKKHKCHLCDYASNRNNLLQQHIISVHLKLKEHKCHMCDYAASQKISLKQHIDIVHSNLKEHKCHLCDYATNRKHLLQKHIHSSHLKLKEHKCHMCDYAANQKMHLKRHINSVHLNLREHKCHLCDFATNRKHAIQEHIVSVHLKLKEHKCHLCEYAANKKITLKQHIDSVHLKLKELNCHLCDHVASHKSNLKRHIDTVHLNLKELKCHLCDYATNSQYLLRQHEVSVHLKLKEHKCHLCGYAANQKINLKQHIDSIHLKLKEQKCHLCEYAAYRKINLKRHIDSVHLN, from the coding sequence AACTATTGAGTGTTTAGAATTTGGAGAGGACTTCAAGACTCattcagaaaaaaaggaagatATTGATATTTCCGAACAATTCATTGATGAGCTTGGTGTTCATGAGAGGGTAGAAAACTCGAAACATTGTGGTGAAAATAACTTGGAACATCCATCAGAACACAAGTGTTTTCATGAAGATTCTTTAAAAAGGGAACAATCACCCCAATTCAATGTAGAATCCTCTCATTCGGATGTGAAGCAACATAAGTGTCACATGTGTGATTATAATACAAATCGTAAATATCTACTGCAAAAACATATAACTTCagttcatttaaaattgaaagagCATAAGTGCCACCTGTGTGAATATGCTGCAAATCAGAAAATTAATCTCAAACGACATATAGATTCTGTACATTTAAATTCGAGgaaacataaatgtcacctgTGTGATCATGCTGCAAATCATAAATTATATCTCCAACAACATATCAAAGatgttcattcaaatttgaagaaacatAAGTGTCATCTGTGTGATTATGCTTCAAATCGTAATAATTTACTTCAACAGCATATCATTTCagttcatttaaaattgaaagaacATAAGTGTCATatgtgtgattatgctgcaaGTCAGAAAATTTCTCTTAAGCAACATATAGATattgttcattcaaatttgaaggaacataagtgtcacctgtgtgattatgctacaaatcGTAAACATTTACTCCAAAAACACATACATTCATCCCATTTGAAATTAaaggaacataaatgtcacatgtgtgattatgctgcaaatcAGAAAATGCATCTTAAACGACATAtaaattctgttcatttgaatttgagagaacataagtgtcacctgtgtgattttGCTACAAATCGTAAGCATGCAATCCAAGAACATATAGTTTCagttcatttaaaattgaaagagCATAAGTGCCATCTATGTGAATATGCTGCAAATAAGAAAATTACTCTCAAACAGCATATAGATTCAGTTCATTTAAAACTGAAGGAACTTAATTGTCACCTTTGCGATCATGTTGCTAGTCATAAAAGTAACCTCAAACGACATATAGATactgttcatttaaatttgaaggaACTTAAATGTCAtctgtgtgattatgctacaaataGTCAATACTTACTCCGACAACATGAGGTCtcagttcatttgaaattgaaagagcataagtgtcatctatgtggATATGCTGCAAAtcagaaaattaatttgaaacaaCATATagattcaattcatttgaaattgaaagagCAAAAGTGTCACCTATGTGAGTACGCTGCATATCGGAAGATTAATCTCAAACgacatatagattctgtccatttgaattgA